In Natronomonas halophila, one DNA window encodes the following:
- a CDS encoding diphthine--ammonia ligase encodes MDPWVSLFSGGKDSSWALYRALQQDKPVERLVTVHPEGDSFMYHVPATELASLAAESVGIPLVDVHPEDFEAEASMDEDSGERGDRELEPLEDALVDLSEELGGIDGVTAGAVESSYQTTRIEGMCERLDAELFAPLWQEDPRELAEAMLDAGFEITIIRVAAYGLDESWLGRTLDAEALAELEDLNDEYGVHILGEGGEFETLVTDAPHMDRPIELEYDTEFDGSRGTLRITDAWLGE; translated from the coding sequence ATGGATCCGTGGGTGAGCCTCTTTTCGGGGGGTAAGGACTCGTCGTGGGCGCTCTATCGGGCGCTCCAGCAGGACAAGCCGGTCGAACGACTGGTCACGGTCCACCCGGAAGGAGACTCCTTCATGTACCACGTCCCGGCGACGGAGTTGGCGTCGCTGGCCGCCGAGAGTGTCGGGATTCCGCTCGTCGACGTGCATCCCGAGGACTTCGAGGCGGAAGCCAGCATGGACGAGGACAGCGGCGAGCGCGGCGACCGGGAACTCGAACCGCTCGAAGACGCGCTGGTCGACCTTAGCGAGGAACTCGGCGGGATCGACGGCGTAACCGCTGGTGCCGTCGAAAGCAGCTATCAGACGACCCGCATCGAGGGGATGTGCGAGCGGCTGGACGCCGAGCTATTCGCGCCGCTGTGGCAGGAGGACCCCCGCGAACTCGCCGAGGCGATGCTCGATGCCGGCTTCGAGATCACCATCATCCGCGTGGCCGCCTACGGCCTCGACGAGTCGTGGCTCGGGCGAACGCTCGACGCCGAGGCGCTCGCGGAACTCGAAGACCTCAACGACGAATACGGGGTCCATATCCTCGGAGAAGGCGGCGAGTTCGAGACGCTGGTCACCGACGCGCCACACATGGACCGACCCATCGAACTCGAATACGACACCGAGTTCGACGGCTCCCGCGGGACGTTACGGATTACCGACGCGTGGCTGGGCGAGTAG
- a CDS encoding sugar phosphate nucleotidyltransferase encodes MKAVVLAGGYATRLWPITKHRPKMLLPIGETTVIDRIFEALERDDRIDEVYVSTNERFAEEFEAHLAESDFEKPTLSVEDTTEESEKFGVIGALGQLVDREGIDDDLVVVAGDNLIGFDLSEFVDFFEEKGTTTIAAYDVGDREKAKSYGLVDLEDDRVVDFQEKPDEPKSTLVSIACYGFPAESIRFEEYLAGDNNPDEPGWFIQWLQSRESVHAFVFEEPWFDIGTPESYLEAIAWELDGDSVIAESATVERSTIGDNVHVMDGAEIVDATLDRSIVFENATVADCEIHETIIDEGTRIENVDLAGALIGAHTQLTNGTEE; translated from the coding sequence ATGAAAGCCGTCGTCCTCGCTGGTGGTTATGCGACGCGTCTGTGGCCGATTACGAAGCACCGTCCGAAGATGCTGTTACCCATCGGCGAAACCACCGTCATCGACCGCATTTTCGAGGCTCTGGAGCGTGACGACCGAATCGATGAGGTCTACGTCTCCACGAACGAGCGGTTCGCCGAGGAGTTCGAGGCTCATCTCGCCGAAAGCGACTTCGAGAAGCCGACCCTCTCGGTCGAGGACACGACCGAGGAATCCGAGAAGTTCGGTGTCATCGGCGCGCTCGGCCAACTCGTCGACCGCGAGGGCATCGACGACGATCTAGTCGTCGTCGCCGGGGACAACCTCATCGGCTTCGACCTCTCGGAGTTCGTCGACTTCTTCGAGGAGAAAGGAACTACCACCATCGCCGCCTACGACGTGGGCGACCGCGAGAAGGCCAAATCCTACGGGCTGGTCGACCTCGAAGACGACCGGGTCGTCGACTTCCAGGAGAAACCCGACGAACCCAAGAGCACGCTTGTCTCCATCGCTTGCTACGGATTCCCGGCCGAATCGATTCGCTTCGAGGAGTATCTCGCGGGCGACAACAACCCGGACGAACCGGGCTGGTTCATCCAGTGGCTCCAGTCCCGGGAGTCGGTACACGCCTTCGTCTTCGAGGAGCCGTGGTTCGACATCGGAACCCCCGAGTCGTATCTGGAGGCGATTGCGTGGGAACTCGACGGCGACAGCGTCATCGCCGAATCGGCGACCGTCGAACGGTCGACTATCGGCGATAACGTTCACGTCATGGACGGCGCCGAAATCGTCGATGCGACGCTGGACCGCTCTATCGTCTTCGAGAACGCGACGGTCGCCGACTGTGAAATCCACGAGACCATCATCGACGAGGGGACTCGCATCGAGAACGTCGACCTCGCGGGCGCGCTCATCGGCGCCCACACGCAGTTGACGAACGGAACCGAGGAGTAG
- a CDS encoding transcriptional regulator, with translation MEGAEQTTRQRIADFLRHESAEASTLAAEFEITTPSALSHVEHIAQSLEGTDEELLVAPPECQDCSFHEFDDLINRPSRCPECKSENVSDPVFTIE, from the coding sequence ATGGAGGGCGCAGAGCAAACGACCCGACAGCGAATCGCAGATTTTCTTCGGCACGAATCGGCCGAGGCGAGCACGCTCGCAGCCGAATTCGAGATTACGACGCCATCGGCACTCTCCCATGTCGAACACATCGCTCAGTCGCTGGAGGGGACCGACGAGGAACTGCTCGTTGCACCGCCGGAGTGTCAGGACTGTAGCTTCCACGAGTTCGACGACCTCATCAACCGCCCCTCGCGCTGCCCGGAGTGTAAAAGCGAGAACGTGAGCGACCCCGTCTTCACCATCGAGTAG
- the dnaJ gene encoding molecular chaperone DnaJ, with protein MSEDFYSVLGVDRDASEEEIQQAFREKATEYHPDVSDDPNAEEKFKKAKKAKEVLTDDEKRQMYDQMGHERFQEAEKHGATEGGAGGMGGMGGGPFGGAGGGGGMNDIFEQFFGGGGSRSGPQQGADLRTRLTIDLEDAFEGVTKQLTVNRPERCPDCDGAGHPPDADARTCSACNGQGQQRTVRQTPLGRVQQTQTCPQCDGEGTIYSETCSTCRGEGHVQEESTLEVEIPAGIRSGQTLRMDREGAPGENGGPKGDLLVEIKVEDHEEFDRDGDDLQYHHPISFPQAVFGDTVEIPTLDGTVEMDIPAGTQSGETFRLRNKGMPRLQRRGQGDLYVQVQVVTPDNLNEEQREALEAFAEAGGEEIDVEQGFFEKLKNSF; from the coding sequence ATGAGCGAGGACTTCTACTCGGTGCTGGGCGTCGACAGAGACGCGAGCGAAGAGGAGATACAGCAGGCCTTCCGCGAGAAAGCCACCGAATACCACCCGGACGTCTCCGACGATCCGAACGCCGAGGAGAAGTTCAAGAAGGCCAAGAAGGCCAAGGAGGTCCTGACGGACGACGAAAAGCGGCAGATGTACGACCAGATGGGCCACGAACGCTTCCAGGAAGCCGAAAAACACGGCGCGACCGAGGGCGGCGCCGGCGGCATGGGGGGCATGGGCGGTGGCCCCTTCGGCGGCGCTGGCGGTGGCGGCGGCATGAACGACATCTTCGAGCAGTTCTTCGGTGGTGGCGGCTCCCGCTCCGGTCCCCAGCAGGGCGCGGACCTCCGGACCCGTCTTACCATCGACCTCGAAGACGCCTTCGAGGGCGTCACGAAGCAACTCACCGTCAACCGGCCCGAGCGCTGTCCGGACTGTGACGGCGCGGGCCACCCGCCGGACGCCGACGCCCGCACCTGTTCGGCCTGTAACGGTCAAGGACAGCAGCGCACCGTCCGGCAGACGCCGCTCGGCCGCGTCCAGCAGACCCAGACCTGTCCGCAGTGTGACGGCGAGGGGACCATCTATTCGGAGACGTGTTCGACCTGCCGCGGCGAGGGCCACGTTCAGGAGGAATCCACCCTCGAAGTCGAGATTCCGGCCGGCATCCGGAGCGGCCAGACCCTCCGGATGGACCGCGAGGGTGCCCCCGGCGAGAACGGCGGACCGAAGGGAGACCTACTGGTCGAAATCAAGGTCGAGGACCACGAGGAGTTCGACCGTGACGGCGACGACCTGCAGTATCATCACCCGATCTCCTTCCCGCAGGCCGTCTTCGGCGACACCGTCGAAATCCCGACGCTCGACGGCACCGTCGAGATGGATATCCCCGCGGGCACCCAGAGCGGCGAGACGTTCCGCCTCCGTAACAAGGGGATGCCGCGCCTCCAGCGCCGCGGGCAGGGCGACCTCTACGTGCAGGTACAGGTCGTCACGCCCGACAATCTCAACGAGGAACAGCGGGAGGCCCTCGAAGCCTTTGCCGAGGCCGGCGGCGAGGAAATCGACGTCGAGCAGGGCTTCTTCGAGAAGTTGAAAAACAGTTTCTGA
- a CDS encoding Rieske (2Fe-2S) protein — MSAEHYVPVCELADLEAEGRQVVQENGQAIALFFHEEEVYAVDNRCPHMGFPLARGTVDEGILTCHWHHARFELEKGDTFDPWADDVQTFPVEIRDDEVYLDPDPEPTVPPATRWRNRLADGLQENLSLVQAKSVIGLDDYGDGFYTPVETAVNFGTKYRASGWGRGLTTLSYMAELYDDVGGRDKRRAMFAGVREVADNVAGEAPRFQQYSFENRDLSKERLKSWFRENCEVRDADGAERTLLTAIDALPPEDVVEILVAAATDHLYMNSSHTLDFINSALATLDHLGWEEHAESVLASTVPQLTEAGRSEELSSWRQPVDIAELCFDAHDRLDSLVAAGEGKTWDEPDGFIETMLSDDAEAIIDALCDAIADGATQEELTDAVARAATRRVAYFATNNEFGDWDTVHHTFVYAHAAHELAHRTDATEVYRACFDGAMSVYLDRFLNSPRAPEPTPGDTGRDPEEIRSDLLEAFDRQGDVNRAGRLVAEHFEADGDPADLKRILGRGLLREDADFHTFQNVSGSFRRFDALEDDEERRYALVAGARYLAAHTPTNREHEQTFSIATRLHRGERLHEAE; from the coding sequence ATGTCCGCCGAGCACTACGTCCCGGTCTGTGAGCTCGCTGACCTCGAAGCCGAGGGCCGACAGGTCGTCCAGGAGAACGGTCAGGCAATCGCGCTGTTCTTCCACGAGGAGGAGGTCTACGCCGTCGACAACCGCTGTCCGCATATGGGCTTTCCGCTCGCCCGCGGGACCGTCGACGAGGGAATTCTCACCTGCCACTGGCACCACGCCCGGTTCGAGTTGGAAAAGGGCGACACCTTCGACCCGTGGGCCGACGACGTCCAGACGTTCCCGGTCGAGATTCGCGACGACGAGGTCTATCTCGACCCCGACCCCGAACCGACCGTCCCGCCCGCGACGCGCTGGCGGAACCGCCTTGCGGACGGCCTGCAGGAAAACCTCTCGCTCGTGCAGGCGAAGTCGGTTATCGGTCTGGATGACTACGGCGACGGCTTCTATACGCCCGTCGAGACGGCGGTCAACTTCGGCACGAAGTACCGCGCCTCCGGGTGGGGCCGCGGCCTGACGACGCTGTCGTACATGGCGGAACTGTACGACGACGTCGGCGGCCGCGACAAGCGTCGGGCCATGTTCGCCGGCGTCCGAGAGGTGGCCGACAACGTCGCTGGCGAGGCGCCGCGGTTCCAGCAGTACTCCTTCGAGAACCGCGACCTCTCGAAGGAACGTCTCAAATCGTGGTTCCGGGAGAACTGCGAGGTGCGGGACGCCGACGGCGCCGAGCGGACACTGTTGACAGCCATCGACGCGCTCCCGCCGGAGGACGTCGTCGAGATCCTGGTTGCGGCGGCAACCGACCACCTCTACATGAACAGCAGCCACACGCTGGATTTCATCAACAGCGCGCTGGCGACTCTGGACCATCTCGGCTGGGAGGAGCACGCTGAGTCCGTCCTCGCGTCGACGGTGCCGCAACTCACCGAAGCGGGCCGCTCGGAGGAACTCTCCTCGTGGCGCCAGCCGGTCGACATCGCCGAACTCTGCTTCGATGCCCACGACCGGCTCGACTCGCTCGTGGCAGCCGGCGAGGGGAAGACGTGGGACGAACCTGACGGCTTCATCGAGACCATGCTGTCCGACGACGCCGAGGCTATCATCGACGCGCTCTGTGATGCCATCGCCGACGGCGCCACACAGGAGGAACTGACCGACGCCGTCGCCCGCGCGGCGACCCGGCGGGTGGCTTACTTCGCGACGAACAACGAGTTCGGCGACTGGGACACTGTCCATCACACGTTCGTCTACGCTCACGCGGCCCACGAACTGGCCCACCGGACCGACGCCACGGAAGTCTATCGGGCCTGCTTCGATGGCGCGATGAGCGTCTACCTCGACCGCTTCCTCAATAGCCCTCGCGCTCCCGAACCGACGCCCGGTGATACGGGCCGCGACCCCGAAGAAATCCGCAGCGACCTGCTGGAGGCCTTCGACCGGCAGGGGGATGTCAACCGCGCGGGTCGACTCGTGGCCGAACACTTCGAGGCCGACGGCGACCCCGCGGACCTCAAGCGCATCCTCGGCCGCGGCCTGCTCCGAGAGGACGCGGACTTCCACACGTTCCAGAACGTCTCCGGGTCCTTCCGCCGATTCGACGCGCTGGAAGACGACGAAGAGCGCCGCTACGCGCTCGTCGCCGGTGCCCGATATCTCGCGGCCCACACGCCGACCAACCGAGAACACGAACAGACGTTCTCCATTGCCACCCGCCTCCACCGCGGCGAACGACTCCACGAGGCCGAGTAG
- a CDS encoding DUF7557 family protein — MPEVHLDAETVEKLDGLRRDDESYDELINELINIYEAGERTLAHGGDHVSSE; from the coding sequence ATGCCCGAAGTCCACCTCGACGCCGAAACCGTAGAGAAACTCGACGGGCTCCGACGTGATGACGAGTCCTACGACGAACTCATCAACGAACTCATCAATATCTACGAGGCCGGCGAGCGCACCCTCGCCCACGGTGGCGACCACGTCAGTTCGGAATAA
- the dnaK gene encoding molecular chaperone DnaK, giving the protein MASNKILGIDLGTTNSAFAVMEGGDPEIIVNSEGERTTPSVVAFSDDGERLVGKPAKNQAVQNPERTIQSIKRHMGEDDYTVEIEGEDYTPEQISAMILQKIKHDAEEYLGDDIEKAVITVPAYFNDKQRQATKDAGEIAGFEVERIVNEPTAAAMAYGLDDESDQTVLVYDLGGGTFDVSVLDLGGGVYEVVATNGDNDLGGDDWDHAIIDYLADSFEEEHGIDLRDDRQALQRLKDAAEEAKIELSSRKETTINLPFIAATDEGPLNLEEKLTRAKFESLTSDLVERTVGPTEQALQDAGYDKGDIDEVILVGGSTRMPQVQEKVEDLAGQEPKKNVNPDEAVALGAAIQGGVLSGDVDDIVLLDVTPLSLGIEVKGGIFERLIDKNTTIPTEESKVFTTAADNQTSVNIRVFQGEREIAEENELLGAFQLTGIPPAPAGTPQIEVTFNIDENGIVNVEAEDKGSGNSEDITIEGGVGLSDEEIEEMQEEAEKHAEEDEKRREFVEARNDAESSVQRAETLLEENEEQVDEETREDIEAEIEAIEEALEEYAEVDSDELEAATEALEAATESLSEALQEIGKQMYQQEAQAGAGGAGAGAGGAGGMGGMGGMGGAGPGGAGPGGAAGADGDDEEFVDADFEDVDEDDEE; this is encoded by the coding sequence ATGGCGAGCAACAAGATTCTCGGTATCGACCTCGGTACCACCAACTCCGCCTTCGCGGTCATGGAGGGTGGCGACCCCGAGATTATCGTAAACAGCGAGGGTGAGCGAACCACGCCCTCGGTCGTCGCGTTCTCGGACGACGGTGAGCGACTCGTCGGGAAACCGGCGAAGAACCAGGCCGTCCAGAACCCCGAGCGGACCATCCAGTCCATCAAGCGGCACATGGGCGAGGACGACTACACCGTCGAAATCGAGGGCGAGGACTACACGCCCGAGCAGATTTCGGCGATGATTCTCCAGAAAATCAAACACGACGCCGAGGAGTACCTCGGCGACGATATCGAGAAGGCCGTCATCACGGTTCCCGCCTACTTCAACGACAAGCAGCGACAGGCGACCAAGGACGCCGGCGAAATCGCCGGCTTCGAGGTCGAACGCATCGTCAACGAGCCGACCGCGGCGGCGATGGCCTACGGCCTCGACGACGAATCCGACCAGACCGTGCTCGTCTACGACCTCGGTGGGGGGACCTTCGACGTCTCCGTTCTCGACCTCGGTGGGGGCGTCTACGAGGTCGTCGCCACGAACGGGGACAACGACCTCGGTGGCGACGACTGGGACCACGCCATCATCGACTACCTCGCTGACTCCTTCGAGGAGGAACACGGCATCGACCTCCGCGACGACCGGCAGGCCCTCCAGCGCCTGAAGGACGCCGCCGAGGAGGCCAAAATCGAACTCTCCTCGCGGAAGGAGACCACCATCAACCTCCCGTTCATCGCCGCGACGGACGAAGGCCCGCTCAACCTCGAAGAGAAACTCACTCGCGCGAAGTTCGAATCGCTCACCTCGGACCTCGTCGAGCGGACCGTCGGCCCGACGGAGCAGGCTCTTCAGGACGCCGGCTACGACAAGGGTGACATCGACGAGGTCATCCTCGTCGGTGGCTCCACGCGGATGCCGCAAGTCCAAGAGAAAGTCGAGGACCTCGCCGGTCAGGAACCCAAGAAGAACGTCAATCCCGACGAGGCCGTCGCGCTCGGCGCGGCCATTCAGGGTGGCGTCCTCTCCGGCGACGTCGACGACATCGTCCTGCTCGACGTGACGCCCCTCAGCCTCGGTATCGAGGTCAAGGGCGGCATCTTCGAGCGTCTCATCGACAAGAACACGACCATTCCGACCGAGGAATCCAAGGTCTTCACGACCGCCGCGGACAACCAGACCTCGGTCAACATCCGTGTCTTCCAGGGCGAGCGCGAAATCGCCGAGGAGAACGAACTGCTCGGCGCTTTCCAGCTGACCGGCATCCCGCCGGCGCCCGCCGGAACGCCCCAGATTGAAGTGACGTTCAACATCGACGAGAACGGTATCGTCAACGTCGAAGCCGAGGACAAAGGCTCCGGCAACAGCGAGGACATCACCATCGAGGGCGGCGTCGGCCTCTCCGACGAGGAAATCGAGGAGATGCAGGAGGAAGCCGAAAAGCACGCCGAAGAAGACGAGAAGCGGCGTGAGTTCGTCGAGGCCCGCAACGATGCCGAATCCTCGGTCCAGCGCGCCGAGACCCTCCTCGAAGAGAACGAAGAGCAGGTCGACGAGGAGACCCGCGAGGACATCGAGGCCGAAATCGAGGCCATCGAGGAAGCCCTCGAGGAGTACGCCGAGGTCGACAGCGACGAACTCGAAGCGGCCACCGAGGCCCTCGAAGCGGCCACCGAGAGCCTCTCGGAGGCCCTCCAAGAGATCGGCAAGCAGATGTACCAGCAGGAGGCCCAGGCCGGCGCAGGCGGCGCCGGTGCGGGCGCTGGTGGTGCCGGCGGTATGGGCGGCATGGGTGGCATGGGCGGTGCCGGTCCCGGTGGCGCTGGCCCCGGCGGCGCTGCCGGTGCCGACGGCGACGACGAGGAGTTCGTCGACGCCGACTTCGAGGACGTCGACGAAGACGACGAAGAATAG
- a CDS encoding nucleotide exchange factor GrpE, with product MTEEQGVEHSENGADADAAADEDVSLGGVDADIDVETVDVGEIQEHVADSDPEEVAEEIATLREAVGDLELELEEARTEREDFEDRLKRKQAEFQNYKKRQEKRREQERQRATEDLVTELLEVRDNLKRALEQDEGTDIREGVEATFRQLDDVLASENVDPIEPEPGTDVDPQRHEVLLRVESDQPAGTVDDVQRPGYEMAGKVLRPAQVTVAEE from the coding sequence ATGACCGAGGAGCAGGGAGTCGAACACTCCGAGAACGGCGCCGACGCCGACGCAGCGGCCGACGAGGACGTCAGCCTCGGCGGTGTCGACGCCGATATCGACGTCGAAACGGTCGACGTCGGCGAGATACAGGAACACGTCGCCGACAGCGACCCCGAGGAAGTCGCCGAGGAAATCGCGACCCTCCGCGAGGCGGTCGGCGACCTCGAACTGGAACTGGAGGAGGCCCGCACCGAGCGCGAGGACTTCGAGGACCGCCTCAAGCGCAAGCAAGCGGAGTTCCAGAACTACAAGAAGCGACAGGAGAAACGCCGCGAGCAGGAACGCCAGCGAGCCACCGAGGACCTCGTGACCGAACTGCTAGAGGTTCGGGACAACCTCAAGCGCGCGCTCGAACAGGACGAGGGCACCGACATCCGCGAAGGTGTCGAGGCGACCTTCCGCCAACTGGACGACGTGCTCGCCTCCGAGAACGTCGACCCCATCGAACCCGAACCGGGCACGGACGTCGACCCCCAGCGCCACGAGGTCCTGCTCCGCGTGGAGAGCGACCAGCCGGCCGGCACCGTCGACGACGTGCAACGGCCCGGCTACGAGATGGCCGGCAAGGTCCTGCGTCCGGCGCAGGTGACCGTCGCCGAGGAGTAG
- a CDS encoding DEAD/DEAH box helicase yields the protein MVRLRYDDGTIRVDGEGADALDGLSFVTADERSQSRRAPAFRYPFVRDTCYNRNLPVDDAVLDTPDLPALSTAYELRPYQQDALDAWRGGNDRGVVELPTGSGKTVLAIAAIAVLETPTLVVVPTIDLLEQWRGELQAEFGDRAAIGQLGGGTQQVEPITVTTYDSAYLRADELGDRFGFLIFDEVHHLGGEGYRDIARLMAAPARLGLTATFERPDGAHEAIEELVGSVVYERSADELAGDHLANYAIKRLEVDLTPEERERYEEHQGTFTDYLAKSSIELRSGSDYQELVKRSGTDPEAREALLAKQHAREVMMNADRKVEKLAEILDRHAEDRVIIFTAYTDLVYDLAERFLIPPITNETGAEERREILDRFRRGDYSRVVTANVLDEGVDVPDANVAVVLSGSGSEREFTQRLGRVLRPKSDGGRALLYEVVTSETAEERVSRRRR from the coding sequence GTGGTCCGGCTTCGATACGACGACGGGACGATACGCGTCGACGGCGAGGGTGCCGACGCGCTCGATGGGCTGTCCTTCGTGACGGCCGACGAGCGCTCACAGAGCCGCCGCGCCCCCGCCTTCCGCTACCCGTTCGTCCGCGATACCTGTTACAACCGGAACCTCCCGGTCGACGACGCCGTCCTCGATACGCCGGACCTGCCCGCCCTCTCGACGGCCTACGAACTCCGCCCGTACCAGCAGGACGCCCTCGACGCCTGGCGCGGCGGCAACGACCGTGGCGTCGTCGAACTCCCGACCGGCAGCGGCAAGACCGTCCTCGCCATCGCGGCCATCGCCGTCCTCGAAACGCCGACGCTCGTGGTCGTCCCGACCATCGACCTGCTGGAGCAATGGCGCGGCGAACTCCAGGCCGAGTTCGGCGACAGGGCCGCCATCGGCCAGTTGGGCGGCGGCACTCAGCAGGTCGAACCCATCACTGTCACCACGTACGATTCGGCCTACCTCCGGGCCGACGAGTTGGGCGACCGCTTCGGCTTCCTGATCTTCGACGAGGTCCACCACCTCGGCGGCGAGGGCTACCGCGATATCGCCCGCCTGATGGCCGCACCCGCCCGCCTCGGCCTCACCGCGACCTTCGAGCGGCCCGACGGCGCCCACGAAGCCATCGAGGAACTCGTGGGGTCGGTCGTCTACGAGCGTTCGGCGGACGAACTGGCCGGCGACCACCTCGCCAACTACGCCATCAAGCGGCTCGAGGTCGACCTGACGCCCGAGGAACGCGAACGCTACGAGGAGCATCAGGGCACCTTCACCGACTACCTCGCCAAATCGAGCATCGAGCTCCGCAGCGGCAGCGACTATCAGGAACTCGTCAAACGCTCCGGGACCGACCCCGAAGCACGGGAGGCCCTGCTCGCCAAGCAGCATGCCCGCGAAGTGATGATGAACGCCGACCGGAAGGTCGAGAAACTGGCCGAGATTCTCGACAGACACGCCGAGGACCGCGTCATCATCTTTACGGCCTACACGGACCTCGTCTACGACCTCGCCGAGCGCTTCCTCATCCCACCGATTACGAACGAGACGGGCGCCGAGGAACGCCGCGAAATCCTCGACCGCTTCCGCCGCGGAGACTACTCGCGGGTCGTCACCGCCAACGTCCTCGACGAGGGCGTCGACGTCCCCGACGCCAACGTGGCCGTCGTCCTTTCGGGGTCCGGCAGCGAGCGGGAGTTCACCCAGCGACTCGGCCGGGTCCTCCGTCCCAAAAGCGACGGTGGGCGCGCCCTTCTGTATGAAGTCGTCACCAGCGAAACGGCCGAAGAGCGAGTGTCGCGCCGCCGACGGTAG
- a CDS encoding DUF7538 family protein, translated as MGEKTTALSKQEGWRSEGYAARVHYEGATEQYSIEYYEPTDRVIYWRVRDDDEAVPVSRDSVPDPLRRRIREDLAEVGIDPEVEGEML; from the coding sequence ATGGGCGAGAAGACCACGGCGCTGAGCAAGCAGGAGGGGTGGCGAAGCGAGGGCTACGCTGCGCGGGTCCACTACGAGGGTGCGACCGAGCAGTACAGCATCGAATACTACGAGCCGACCGACCGCGTCATCTACTGGCGAGTCCGCGACGACGATGAGGCGGTGCCGGTCAGCCGAGATTCGGTGCCTGACCCGCTCCGACGGCGTATCCGTGAGGATCTGGCTGAGGTCGGTATCGACCCTGAGGTGGAAGGGGAGATGCTGTAA